Below is a genomic region from Aneurinibacillus migulanus.
ATAACAGCCGTGAAAATAATGGTTGGAACATAATTCTTAAACAAAAAGGTGACAAATATAGTTGGAGTGGACAAAAGAAAAAGTAGGCTACCTCCAAGTAAAAATTGTTTCAGTGATTGTAATAATACGGCAGCATTCAAGCCTTCATATTGCCCTATCAATCCCAAAAGGAATATCAATCCCCAGGCCACTAACGTTAATACCAGTATCCAAATAAACAGCAGTACCAGTTTGCTTACGATAAGACTAGTTCTTGACACCGGGATAGTTAACAAATTTTTCAAGGTGTCTTCCGCAACTTCACGGTGAAACAAATAGGCCGTAATGACTCCATATAGAAGGGTTCCGATCAGTAAAAGCACATACAAATTGGTTTCGGAAAACGCCTCACTAAATAGAACAGGTATTTCAGGCTTTTTGGCTTTCGCATCTAAATATCCGATAAAAACCATCACCGGGGCAGCTGCCGCTCCGATAAGGCTGACCATAAACATCTTGGCTCGTTTAAGCTTAAGAAGTTCTGTATATAACAAATTAACCAATCGTCCCACCTCCTATTAATTTGATAAAGTAATCTTCCAGCCTGTCTTCGCTCATCGTAATCTTTACTACTTCAATGTCATGTTCTACAAACGCTTTGTTCAGCTTGCCCTGCTCTCCAATGTGCGAATATACACGGATTTTTCCTTCATCCAGAACTTCATAATCAACGATATCGAATTGCTTCTCAAGCAGCATCGCCGCTTTATTATCATTAGACACTTGAAACTCAAGGTATTTACGATTTCTTTTTCTAAGCTCCTCAAAAGTGATTTCTTCAAGCAGCTTTCCCGCATGAATAATTCCGATACGATCCGCTAACTGCTCTACTTCGGATAAAATGTGGCTGGAAATCAGAATCGTTATGCTTCTTTCCTCAGCCAGAGATTTAATGAGCCTTCGCATTTCCTTAATCCCGATCGGATCTAAACCATTGGTAGGCTCATCCAATATTAACAGCTCCGGATGATGAAGAATCGCTCTTGCTATACCCAATCTTTGCTTCATGCCCATGGAATATTGGCCAACCAGTTTTTTGGTTTCGTGTTGCAGTCCAGCGATCTCGAGTGCTTCTTCAATCGCATTTTTCTTATAAACACCCATGAGCTTTGCGTTGATTAATAAGTTTTCTCTGGCTGTCAGATTTTCATAAAACCCTGAATGCTCGACAATTGATCCAATTCTCCTTAAAATTTCTTTTTGGTGCTTGAACAAATTCTCTCCGAATATCTCAATTTGTCCCTGGGTAGGTTTAATCAGGCCTAATAACATTCGAATCGTAGTCGTTTTACCTGCACCATTCCGACCTAGAAAACCGTAAATTTCTCCTTGATTCACAGTCATATTAAGATGATCTACTGATTTCTGATTTCCATACATCTTTGTTAGATTTGTGGTTTTTATGATTACACTCATTTTTGAGACACCCTCTTTCAGTAAGCTCATGGTTACATTATAAGAAGGCGGTTTTAACTGCTT
It encodes:
- a CDS encoding ABC transporter ATP-binding protein, translated to MSVIIKTTNLTKMYGNQKSVDHLNMTVNQGEIYGFLGRNGAGKTTTIRMLLGLIKPTQGQIEIFGENLFKHQKEILRRIGSIVEHSGFYENLTARENLLINAKLMGVYKKNAIEEALEIAGLQHETKKLVGQYSMGMKQRLGIARAILHHPELLILDEPTNGLDPIGIKEMRRLIKSLAEERSITILISSHILSEVEQLADRIGIIHAGKLLEEITFEELRKRNRKYLEFQVSNDNKAAMLLEKQFDIVDYEVLDEGKIRVYSHIGEQGKLNKAFVEHDIEVVKITMSEDRLEDYFIKLIGGGTIG
- a CDS encoding ABC transporter permease, which codes for MVNLLYTELLKLKRAKMFMVSLIGAAAAPVMVFIGYLDAKAKKPEIPVLFSEAFSETNLYVLLLIGTLLYGVITAYLFHREVAEDTLKNLLTIPVSRTSLIVSKLVLLFIWILVLTLVAWGLIFLLGLIGQYEGLNAAVLLQSLKQFLLGGSLLFLLSTPTIFVTFLFKNYVPTIIFTAVITMGNVALANRAYKALFPWSAVHVIADNGFVPEYPPEYSYIAILITSIAGFVATLIYFKKVDIH